In one Aeromicrobium erythreum genomic region, the following are encoded:
- a CDS encoding protein jag, producing the protein MTDAAKLEAEGDIAADFLEELLDIADLDGDIDMDVENDRASVSVVGGGLDHLVGRGGEVLEALQELTRLAVYRETGERSRLMLDVGGFRAQRRVALESVAAGAIERVRSGEPRVALDPMSPFERKVVHDAVAAAGLASESEGADRSRHVVVLPAADA; encoded by the coding sequence ATGACCGACGCTGCGAAGCTGGAGGCCGAGGGCGACATCGCCGCGGACTTCCTCGAGGAGCTGCTCGACATCGCCGACCTCGACGGCGACATCGACATGGACGTGGAGAACGACCGTGCGTCGGTCTCCGTCGTCGGCGGCGGCCTGGACCACCTGGTCGGACGCGGTGGTGAGGTGCTGGAGGCGCTGCAGGAGCTGACCCGGCTCGCCGTGTACCGCGAGACCGGCGAGCGGAGCCGACTGATGCTCGACGTCGGCGGCTTCCGTGCCCAGCGCAGGGTCGCGCTGGAGTCGGTGGCGGCCGGCGCGATCGAGCGGGTCCGCTCGGGCGAGCCGCGCGTGGCGCTCGATCCGATGAGCCCGTTCGAGCGGAAGGTCGTGCACGACGCTGTCGCGGCCGCCGGACTCGCCAGTGAGTCCGAGGGCGCTGACCGGAGCCGTCACGTCGTCGTGCTGCCGGCGGCGGACGCCTGA
- the yidC gene encoding membrane protein insertase YidC gives MFDFLGSIGSAIMTPLYYAVSGVLLVWHEIFTRLGLDPSGGWSWALAIVGLTVTIRALLIPLFVKQIKSSRNMQLLQPHIKELQKKYGHDRERLAQEQMKLWKEHNTNPFASCLPLLLQMPVFFALFRVIDQAAKNGADGARGFMTAKLAEELQDAVFLGGRIADTLVSATHVETRIIAVIMVLTMCATQFITQRQLMSKNMPPDALSGPYAQQQKLLLYVLPVVFAVGGIAFPVGVLIYWTTSNFWTMGQQFYVIRNNPAPGTPAFKAKQERDAKHGKNVPEDPLKEIEKPHPGLQRNQPKKQTRNQRTSGSKPSPNKKKRK, from the coding sequence ATGTTCGACTTCCTAGGTTCGATCGGCTCGGCCATCATGACGCCGCTGTACTACGCGGTGTCCGGCGTGCTGCTCGTCTGGCACGAGATCTTCACGCGGCTCGGCCTCGACCCGTCGGGCGGCTGGTCGTGGGCGCTGGCGATCGTCGGCCTGACGGTGACGATCCGCGCGCTGCTCATCCCGCTGTTCGTCAAGCAGATCAAGAGCAGCCGCAACATGCAGCTGCTACAGCCCCACATCAAGGAGCTGCAGAAGAAGTACGGGCACGACCGGGAGCGCCTGGCTCAGGAGCAGATGAAGCTCTGGAAGGAGCACAACACCAACCCGTTCGCGTCGTGCCTGCCGCTGCTGCTGCAGATGCCGGTCTTCTTCGCGCTGTTCCGCGTGATCGACCAGGCCGCGAAGAACGGCGCCGACGGTGCCCGCGGGTTCATGACGGCCAAGCTGGCCGAGGAGCTGCAGGACGCGGTGTTCCTCGGCGGCCGGATCGCCGACACGCTCGTCAGCGCGACGCACGTCGAGACGCGCATCATCGCCGTGATCATGGTGCTGACGATGTGCGCCACGCAGTTCATCACGCAGCGCCAGCTGATGAGCAAGAACATGCCGCCGGACGCGCTGTCGGGTCCGTACGCCCAGCAGCAGAAGCTGCTGCTCTACGTGCTGCCGGTCGTCTTCGCCGTCGGCGGCATCGCCTTCCCCGTGGGCGTCCTCATCTACTGGACCACCTCGAACTTCTGGACCATGGGCCAGCAGTTCTACGTCATCCGCAACAACCCCGCGCCGGGCACGCCGGCGTTCAAGGCGAAGCAGGAGCGCGACGCCAAGCACGGCAAGAACGTGCCGGAGGACCCGCTGAAGGAGATCGAGAAGCCGCACCCCGGTCTGCAGCGCAACCAGCCGAAGAAGCAGACGCGCAACCAGCGGACCTCCGGGTCCAAGCCGAGCCCGAACAAGAAGAAGAGGAAGTGA
- the yidD gene encoding membrane protein insertion efficiency factor YidD produces the protein MRTVLVWLLRAYRFAISPLYGQVCRYYPTCSAYALEAVETHGAARGSWLAARRVCRCHPWAAGGVDPVPPRRGAQGTPEDEQHPSEPPVASATVTPTPGEPCSTS, from the coding sequence GTGAGGACCGTGCTCGTGTGGCTGCTCCGGGCCTACCGGTTCGCGATCAGCCCGTTGTACGGCCAGGTCTGCCGCTACTACCCGACCTGCTCCGCCTACGCGCTCGAGGCCGTCGAGACGCACGGCGCCGCCCGCGGGTCGTGGCTCGCCGCGCGACGTGTGTGCCGGTGTCATCCTTGGGCTGCCGGTGGCGTCGATCCGGTGCCGCCACGTCGCGGTGCCCAGGGCACGCCCGAGGACGAGCAGCACCCCTCTGAACCTCCCGTCGCCTCGGCGACGGTCACCCCCACCCCTGGAGAACCATGTTCGACTTCCTAG